One Temnothorax longispinosus isolate EJ_2023e chromosome 8, Tlon_JGU_v1, whole genome shotgun sequence genomic region harbors:
- the LOC139817497 gene encoding uncharacterized protein: MWCWVKFVTDKSEMMRPLKFFENFETIKLEKNKEYQVFWSKEDADTPEKQLKKEGKILHVDNIKKRNSKKPIPGYYRAVLLQFAETVEELEKSLIEKRVSFPLKPKLDSYAQVEKNITSKEKMMSNSRKRNISVLIGDSQELSSFNGDKDASSSTKKSQKKETQDINFKYENQEKKMKALNQEVDELKIKLQKETDSKENALEKLKKLENSHEVLEEEVQTLRSLNYELQRKLVTTTNPNKTVMPTLIENQTPTPVLSPIKEDPYLNIEQAVMNSNEKTAQSFILCEEVLETSPEQNSSTISIHTSVQKTQPLASMSSVNIEESAINISHETPVIIVPPASTFQETPETPSYPNDCMLTKKQYEIAKKTAKFGELGDSQFTKNLADVLWEREKLALRSVTGARSRKKGEDGAENEEEPRPACTPEKRACIKQLFSFRMNEEEVELKSTLLKENRLARASKINKYLKAKIGTVRSQLGLK; the protein is encoded by the exons ATGTGGTGCTGGGTTAAGTTTGTGACTGACAAGTCAGAAATGATGAgacctttgaaattttttgaaaattttgaaactattaaattggaaaaaaataaagagtaCCAGGTGTTCTGGTCCAAAGAGGACGCCGATACTCCAGAAAAGCAACTCAAGAAAGAAGGGAAAATTTTACACgtagataatattaaaaaaaggaatagtAAAAAACCCATTCCAGGGTATTATCGGGCAGTACTGCTACAATTTGCTG AAACTGtcgaagaattagaaaaatcccTAATTGAAAAGAGGGTGTCTTTTCCATTAAAACCAAAGTTAGATAGCTACGCACAAGTCGAGAAA aatataactTCAAAGGAAAAGATGATGAGTAATTctagaaagagaaatatttctgtgttGATTGGAGATAGCCAAGAACTGAGCTCTTTCAATGGTGATAAGGATGCATCTTCGAGTACAAAAAAATcgcagaaaaaagaaacacaagATATAAACTTCAAATATGAAaatcaagagaaaaaaatgaaagctTTGAATCAGGAAGTGGACGAACTTAAAATCAAACTTCAAAAGGAAACTGATAGTAAAGAGAACGCTTTagaaaaactcaaaaaattggaaaacaGTCATGAAGTTTTAGAAGAAGAAGTACAAACTTTGAGATCCTTGAATTATGAGTTGCAAAGAAAATTAGTTACCACCACCAATCCAAATAAAACAGTAATGCCTACACTTATTGAAAATCAAACTCCTACTCCTGTTTTATCACCTATCAAGGAAGATccatatttgaatattgaacAGGCAGTGATGAATAGTAATGAAAAAACAGCacaatcatttattttatgtgaagaa gtTCTTGAAACATCTCCAGAGCAAAACTCATCAACAATCTCAATCCATACTAGTGTTCAGAAAACCCAACCACTGGCATCAATG agttCTGTCAATATAGAAGAGAGCGCTATAAATATTAGTCATGAAACACCTGTGATCATTGTTCCTCCGGCTTCGACTTTTCAAGAAACACCAGAAACACCATCATATCCAAAT gaCTGTATGTTGACAAAAAAACAGTACGAGATCGCAAAGAAGACAGCTAAGTTTGGTGAACTAGGGGATTCTCAATTTACAAAGAACTTGGCTGATGTTCTTTGGGAGCGTGAAAAACTGGCTCTTCGATCAGTAACTGGAGCACGTTCACGCAAGAAGGGAGAAGATGGAGCAGAAAACGAAGAGGAGCCAAGACCAGCTTGTACACCAGAGAAAAGAGCCTGCATAAAAC agCTTTTCAGTTTTCGTATGAATGAAGAGGAAGTGGAACTGAAGAGCACTCTATTGAAGGAGAATCGTCTCGCTCGAGCTTCAAAGATAAACAAATATCTTAAAGCTAAAATCGGAACTGTGAGGTCACAGTTAGgccttaaataa